In one Alnus glutinosa chromosome 14, dhAlnGlut1.1, whole genome shotgun sequence genomic region, the following are encoded:
- the LOC133857834 gene encoding probable leucine-rich repeat receptor-like protein kinase At1g35710 has protein sequence MAANPKPPHLLFLHLLLLSTLSLQITASPATQAEALVKWKNSLSPLPGPLLTSWSLANLNNLCNWTSIACNDSTGTVSEINLSGAKLNGTLAHFNFTPFLNLTRFDLSHNNLSGPIPSEIGRLTELQYVSLLDNHLDGTIPYQISNLQKAWYIDLGSNFLVNPDWSKFSAMPLLTHLGFNSSKLASGFPGFILDCKNLTSLDLSQNHLTGPIPESVFTNLGKLEYLDLSANLFQGPLSPNISHLSKLQTLYLHTNQFSGSIPSEIGNLKDLLTLTLFENQLSGPIPPEIGLLTKLQTLPLFKNQFSGSIPSEIGNLKDLLDLELSENHLSGPIPPEIGLLTKLQTLFLDTNQFSGSIPSEIGNLKDLLNLELSENHLSGPIPPEIGLLTKLQTLYLYTNQFSGSIPSEIGNLKDLLNLELPENHLSGPIPPEIGLLTKLKNLYLNKNQFSGSIPSVIGNLKDLLDLSLSRNHLSGPTPPEIGLLTKLQTLHLYTNQFSGSIPSEIGNLKDLLDLELSENHLSGPIPPEIGLLTMLQTLFLDTNQFSGSIPSEIGNLKDLLNLDLSENHLSGPIPLTVWNLTNLRDLELSFNNLTGTIPPEIGNMTSLQTLDLNANQLYGELPDTISRLTNLKAIYLLTNNFSGTIPSDFGKYSNLSSVIFSNNSFSGELPPELCSSFGLHNFTVDSNNFTGPLPECLRNCKQLKRVRFDGNRFNGNITNAFGFHPNLSVIYLGDNQFVGEISAAWGECESLTDLQMDRNRISGKIPVELGKLTRLQVLKLDSNELSGEIPTVLGNLSLLYKLNLSRNHLTGEIPRSLDSLSELSSLDLSRNSLTGNIPKELGNCGKLLSLDLSNNNLSGVIPSELGNLVALQTLLDLSSNRLSGNIPQNLAKLSSLESLNVSHNQLSGEIPSSFTSMVSLRNTSIDFSYNNLTGSIPTSTVFEDAPAKAYVGNSGLCGDGEGLSPCYTYSRKKKHSNTNITLLVVLVPICGLLLLAIIVARLIICYRRKKTLDEESKAILESEQKAESLIWGRKCKFTFRDIVKATENFHEEYCIGKGGFGSVYKAALPTGQIVAVKRFNLSDSSDIQAASLKSFENEIRMLTEVRHRNIIKLYGFRSIRGCTYLVYEYVEKGSLGNVLRGVEGKAELDWGRRLKIVKGVAHAIAYLHHDCSPPIVHRDITVNNILLELEFEPRLSDFGIARLLSSYTTTVAGTYGYMAPELAFTTRITDKCDVYSFGVVALEVMMGRHPKELLSSLLLSKSTTAVSDNTEFLLKDVLDQGLSQPTGHIAQEVAIVVTIALQCVGDKPESRPTMSFVAQELSARIQAS, from the exons ATGGCAGCAAATCCCAAGCCTCCTCatcttcttttccttcaccTTCTCTTGCTCTCCACACTTTCTTTACAGATCACAGCATCACCGGCAACACAAGCAGAAGCTCTTGTCAAATGGAAAAACAGCCTCTCCCCTCTTCCCGGCCCTCTTCTAACTTCATGGTCCCTCGCCAACCTCAACAACCTTTGCAACTGGACAAGCATTGCCTGCAACGACTCAACCGGAACAGTCTCCGAGATAAACCTCTCAGGTGCCAAGCTCAACGGAACACTGGCCCACTTCAACTTCACTCCGTTCCTTAATCTCACCCGCTTCGACCTCAGCCACAACAATCTCAGCGGACCAATACCTTCGGAGATAGGCCGGCTAACGGAGCTTCAGTATGTAAGTCTTCTCGACAACCATCTCGATGGGACAATCCCATATCAGATTAGCAATCTTCAAAAGGCATGGTACATAGACCTTGGATCAAACTTCTTGGTAAATCCTGATTGGTCTAAGTTTTCTGCCATGCCATTGTTGACCCATCTTGGGTTCAATTCCAGTAAACTCGCTTCAGGGTTCCCAGGATTTATACTTGATTGTAAGAACTTGACGTCCTTGGATTTGTCCCAGAATCACTTGACTGGACCAATACCAGAATCTGTATTTACCAATCTGGGCAAGCTTGAATACCTTGATCTTTCTGCTAATTTATTCCAAGGGCCATTGTCACCAAACATTTCCCACCTTTCCAAGCTCCAAACTCTTTATCTGCATACAAATCAGTTCTCTGGCTCAATTCCATCCGAGATTGGGAACTTGAAAGATTTGCTGACTTTAACACTTTTCGAAAACCAGCTCTCTGGCCCAATTCCACCGGAAATAGGCCTATTGACAAAGCTCCAAACTCTTCCTCTGTTTAAAAATCAGTTCTCTGGCTCAATTCCATCCGAGATTGGGAACTTGAAAGATTTGCTGGATTTAGAACTTTCAGAAAACCACCTCTCTGGCCCAATTCCACCGGAAATAGGCCTATTGACAAAGCTCCAAACTCTTTTTCTGGATACAAATCAGTTCTCTGGCTCAATTCCATCCGAGATTGGGAACTTGAAAGATTTGCTGAATTTAGAACTTTCAGAAAACCACCTCTCTGGCCCAATTCCACCGGAAATAGGCCTATTGACAAAGCTCCAAACTCTTTATCTGTATACAAATCAGTTCTCTGGCTCAATTCCATCCGAGATTGGGAACTTGAAAGATTTGCTGAATTTAGAACTTCCAGAAAACCACCTCTCTGGCCCAATTCCACCGGAAATAGGCCTATTGACAAAGCTCAAAAATCTTTATCTTAATAAAAATCAGTTCTCTGGCTCAATTCCATCCGTGATTGGGAACTTGAAAGATTTGCTGGATTTATCACTTTCAAGAAACCACCTCTCTGGCCCAACTCCACCGGAAATAGGCCTATTGACAAAGCTCCAAACTCTTCATCTGTATACAAATCAGTTCTCTGGCTCAATTCCATCCGAGATTGGGAACTTGAAAGATTTGCTGGATTTAGAACTTTCAGAAAACCACCTCTCTGGCCCAATTCCACCGGAAATAGGCCTATTGACAATGCTCCAAACTCTTTTTCTGGATACAAATCAGTTCTCTGGCTCAATTCCATCCGAGATTGGGAACTTGAAAGATTTGCTGAATTTAGATCTTTCAGAAAACCACCTCTCTGGCCCAATTCCTCTGACAGTTTGGAACCTCACAAACCTTCGAGACTTGGAACTTTCCTTCAACAATCTCACTGGCACAATCCCACCGGAGATTGGAAATATGACATCGCTGCAGACTCTTGATCTCAACGCTAACCAACTCTACGGGGAGTTGCCGGACACCATTTCTCGCCTCACTAATTTAAAGGCAATCTATCTTTTGACCAATAACTTCTCGGGCACTATTCCGAGTGACTTTGGGAAGTATAGTAATCTGAGCAGTGTTATCTTTTCCAACAACAGCTTCTCTGGAGAATTGCCACCTGAATTGTGCAGCAGCTTTGGTCTTCATAATTTCACAGTTGATAGCAACAACTTCACAGGGCCATTGCCAGAGTGCTTGAGAAATTGCAAGCAACTAAAGAGAGTGCGTTTTGATGGGAACCGATTCAATGGAAACATTACAAATGCATTTGGATTTCATCCAAATCTTAGTGTGATTTATCTTGGTGACAATCAATTTGTTGGTGAAATCTCAGCGGCATGGGGAGAATGTGAATCTCTCACTGATTTGCAGATGGACAGAAACAGAATCTCTGGAAAAATCCCAGTAGAGCTTGGAAAGTTGACTCGACTGCAGGTTTTGAAACTGGACTCCAACGAATTGTCCGGGGAAATTCCAACTGTACTTGGAAATCTAAGCCTGCTGTACAAGCTCAATCTGAGCAGGAACCATTTGACAGGAGAGATTCCTCGGAGTCTAGACAGTTTGAGTGAACTTAGTAGTCTTGATTTGTCTAGAAATAGTTTGACTGGGAACATACCAAAAGAACTTGGGAATTGTGGTAAATTATTGTCCTTGGACTTGAGCAACAACAACCTGTCAGGGGTAATACCATCTGAGCTTGGTAACTTAGTCGCGTTGCAGACATTGTTGGACCTCAGCAGCAATCGACTCTCAGGAAATATTCCTCAAAACCTTGCGAAGCTTTCATCATTGGAAAGTCTTAATGTGTCACATAACCAACTTTCAGGGGAAATCCCATCATCGTTTACCAGCATGGTTAGTCTACGCAACACTTCCATCGATTTTTCATACAACAATTTAACTGGTTCGATCCCAACTAGTACAGTTTTCGAAGATGCACCTGCGAAAGCTTATGTTGGAAACTCAGGTTTGTGTGGAGATGGAGAAGGACTATCTCCTTGTTACACATATTccagaaagaaaaaacattctAATACAAATATAACTCTATTAGTTGTCCTCGTTCCTATATGTGGCCTATTGCTGCTTGCAATTATTGTTGCTAGACTCATAATATGTTATCGGAGGAAAAAAACCCTTGATGAAGAAAGCAAAGCAATTTTAGAGAGTGAGCAGAAGGCTGAGTCACTGATATGGGGAAGAAAATGTAAATTCACATTTAGGGATATTGTGAAGGCCACGGAAAACTTCCATGAGGAGTATTGCATTGGAAAAGGAGGATTTGGAAGCGTTTACAAAGCGGCATTGCCAACAGGTCAGATTGTTGCAGTTAAAAGATTTAACTTGTCGGACTCCAGTGACATCCAAGCGGCCAGTCTTAAGAGTTTTGAGAATGAGATTCGTATGTTGACAGAAGTCAGGCACCGCAATATCATTAAGCTTTATGGGTTCCGTTCCATTAGGGGGTGCACGTACTTGGTTTATGAATACGTAGAGAAAGGCAGTTTGGGAAATGTATTGCGTGGGGTGGAAGGGAAAGCAGAACTTGACTGGGGTAGACGGCTGAAAATCGTGAAAGGTGTGGCTCATGCAATTGCTTACTTGCACCATGATTGCTCTCCTCCAATTGTGCATCGGGACATAACTGTGAACAACATATTGTTGGAGTTAGAGTTCGAACCGCGGCTCTCAGATTTTGGCATTGCAAGATTGTTGAGTTCATATACTACAACTGTTGCTGGGACTTATGGCTACATGGCTCCGG AACTCGCATTCACGACGAGGATAACAGATAAATGCgatgtttatagctttggaGTGGTGGCATTAGAAGTTATGATGGGAAGGCACCCAAAGGAGCTCTTATCTTCCCTGTTATTGTCCAAATCAACAACGGCAGTATCAGACAATACAGAATTTCTTCTAAAGGATGTGCTAGATCAAGGACTCTCACAACCCACAGGCCATATCGCGCAAGAGGTGGCAATTGTGGTGACTATAGCCTTACAATGCGTGGGTGACAAGCCAGAGTCACGACCCACCATGAGTTTTGTGGCACAAGAACTGTCAGCTCGAATCCAAGCTAGCTAG